The following coding sequences lie in one Takifugu rubripes chromosome 8, fTakRub1.2, whole genome shotgun sequence genomic window:
- the LOC101075897 gene encoding E3 ubiquitin-protein ligase TRIM21 → MSLQGRLLSDEQFQCSICLDLFTNPSSTPCGHSFCLGCISEYWSSAKVCRCPLCKKTFQKRPNLQINRTLREITEQFKAMRRGGGPVTGKRGDGGNPCTFVEEMKQSKSMKKLTAPASKDSVIPTLASSLPNHSPLSALNHASKPPPPPPPTLGSRGRRRFTLTTAAGSLPLCQVHHRGLLIYCKNDRVCICPDCETEDHYDHDTVTIKQEWLEKKLRLSEQMIQEMIRQRIRKMEEIRESVSNVKVELETEMAGSICLFSALMSAIERTQVELIELMEMSQKAVEKQAEAALKKLEQENKELQRRVSALEELAQSDDFTHCIKTFPSLILPPPVQDWSAVSIGTYLGTKNIYRKLAVQVERFNQELKNVAEKGFPMTSMELSPVQPQPRMKRLQEYAVDVTLDVNTAHPRLIISDDMKSVWCGDQHQLLPDNQERFDRIICVLGREMMSSGRHYWEVDVTGKTDWDLGVARKSVSRKGKITVTPGNGYWFLSLRDKERYAFHTVHSSDVHLNLQPHKIGIFVDFENGQVSFYNVNAQLHIYTFNDSFSDSIYPFFSPCSNKYGKNDEPLTITPVNMIE, encoded by the exons GTGTGTCGGTGCCCCCTGTGTAAAAAAACCTTCCAGAAGAGGCCCAACCTCCAGATCAATAGGACGCTGCGGGAGATCACGGAACAGTTCAAAGCcatgaggagagggggaggaccGGTGACGGGGAAGAGAGGGGACGGGGGCAATCCGTGCACTTTTGTGGAAGAAATGAAACAGTCCAAGTCCATGAAAAAGCTAACTGCGCCTGCCTCGAAGGACAGTG TTATCCCCACACTGGCTTCATCACTACCCAACCACAGCCCGCTCAGTGCCCTGAACCATGCCTCCAAACCccctccgccacctcctcccACATTGGGCTCCAGAGGACGGAGACGATTCACTCTGACCACAGCTGCCGGCAGCCTCCCTCTCTGCCAGGTCCACCACAGAGGATTACTG ATTTACTGCAAGAATGACCGAGTATGCATCTGTCCTGATTGTGAAACCGAAGACCATTACGACCACGATACAGTGACAATCAAACAAGAATGGCTGGAAAAGAAG CTACGTCTGTCGGAGCAGATGATCCAGGAAatgatcagacagagaatcagGAAGATGGAAGAGATCAGAGAATCCGTCTCCAACGTGAAG GTTGAACTGGAGACTGAGATGGCAGGCAGCATCTGCCTGTTTTCTGCGCTTATGTCTGCCATCGAGCGCACACAGGTAGAGCTGATCGAGTTGATGGAAATGAGCCAAAAGGCAGTGGAGAAACAGGCTGAAGCTGCGTTGAAGAAACTGGAACAGGAGAATAAAGAACTGCAGAGAAGAGTGAGTGCCCTCGAAGAGCTCGCCCAATCAGATGACTTCACACACTGCATCAAG ACGTTCCCCTCGCTCATCCTCCCTCCACCTGTCCAAGACTGGTcggcagtgtccatcggcaccTATCTGGGAACAAAGAATATCTACAGAAAGCTGGCAGTTCAGGTGGAGCGATTCAACCAAGAGCTGAAGAATGTGGCAGAAAAAG GTTTTCCCATGACATCAATGGAACTCAGTCCAGTGCAACCACAGCCCA GGatgaagaggctgcaggagtaTGCAG TGGATGTGACGCTGGATGTCAACACTGCCCACCCCAGGCTGATCATATCAGACGACATGAAGAGT gtcTGGTGCGGGGATCAACACCAGCTGCTGCCCGACAACCAGGAGCGGTTTGACCGGATCATCTGCGTGTTGGGCAGGGAGATGATGTCATCTGGGAGACACTACTGGGAG GTGGATGTTACTGGGAAGACAGACTGGGATCTGGGGGTGGCCAGAAAATCGGTCAGCAGGAAGGGAAAAATCACAGTTACTCCGGGCAACGGATACTGGTTCCTCAGCCTTAGAGACAA AGAGAGGTACGCCTTTCACACCGTCCACTCCTCAGACGTGCACCTGAACCTCCAGCCGCATAAGATCGGGATATTTGTGGACTTTGAAAATGgacag GTGTCTTTCTACAATGTTAATGCCCAACTCCACATCTACACTTTCAACGACTCCTTCAGTGACTCCATCTACCCGTTCTTCAGCCCCTGCTCCAATAAGTACGGAAAGAACGATGAGCCGCTGACAATCACTCCAGTAAACATGATAGAGTGa